The following coding sequences are from one uncultured Desulfobacter sp. window:
- a CDS encoding substrate-binding domain-containing protein translates to MAKTANRTFNVSCRLKELRNRKKMTQSELAGLVGIKRQAVYDIEAGRYLPNTGVALAMAQVLGCRVEDIFYQATGRARDVVLVDEEFAWGSRVNIAKVRERHFAYPLAGTHARMEDMGAADALLEPGQAKAKILLPEERVASTALLLGCDPAFSVLGHRVRETPGHAGLNVRFASSQMAVSRVASGQAHIAGTHMHPRGGGDDGNKFLVSQKMKDISGVLIAFSAFEEGLLVAPGNPKGIQGVADLARKDVRLANREEGAALRSLLDDLLIEEKVPVTAIQGYEYLVHSHAQGAEAVRHHVCDAALGLRAVAVTYGLEFIPLSHVRCDLVIPSDLMTHPGVAAALDIIQTRSFREELACLPGYETSDTGRIIAEL, encoded by the coding sequence ATGGCCAAAACAGCAAACCGCACATTCAACGTTTCATGCCGTCTCAAAGAGCTGCGGAACCGAAAAAAAATGACCCAGTCCGAACTTGCCGGACTTGTGGGCATAAAACGCCAGGCCGTTTACGACATTGAAGCAGGCCGTTACCTGCCCAATACCGGTGTTGCCCTTGCCATGGCCCAGGTACTGGGCTGCCGGGTGGAGGATATCTTTTATCAGGCCACGGGCCGGGCCCGGGATGTGGTCCTGGTGGATGAAGAATTTGCCTGGGGCTCCCGGGTGAACATTGCCAAGGTCCGGGAACGCCACTTTGCATACCCCCTTGCAGGCACCCATGCCCGGATGGAAGACATGGGCGCTGCGGACGCCTTGCTGGAACCGGGCCAGGCCAAGGCAAAAATTTTATTACCCGAGGAACGGGTTGCCTCCACAGCCCTGCTTCTGGGTTGTGATCCGGCCTTTTCCGTTTTGGGTCACCGGGTCCGCGAGACCCCGGGCCATGCCGGCCTGAATGTCAGATTTGCCTCCAGTCAAATGGCTGTCAGCCGGGTCGCATCAGGGCAGGCCCATATCGCAGGAACCCACATGCACCCCCGGGGCGGGGGTGATGACGGCAACAAATTTCTGGTCTCCCAGAAAATGAAAGATATTTCAGGCGTCCTGATTGCCTTCTCCGCCTTTGAGGAAGGACTCCTGGTCGCCCCCGGTAACCCCAAGGGGATTCAGGGCGTTGCCGATCTGGCACGCAAGGATGTCCGGCTGGCCAACCGGGAGGAGGGAGCCGCCCTTCGCAGTCTTCTGGACGACTTGCTCATAGAAGAAAAAGTGCCTGTCACAGCCATCCAGGGATATGAATACCTGGTCCACAGTCATGCCCAGGGGGCCGAAGCCGTGCGCCACCACGTCTGTGATGCGGCCCTGGGACTGCGGGCCGTGGCCGTAACCTATGGTTTGGAGTTCATCCCCCTTTCCCATGTCCGCTGTGACCTTGTCATCCCTTCGGACCTGATGACCCATCCCGGTGTTGCAGCCGCGTTGGATATCATCCAGACCCGGTCGTTCAGAGAGGAACTGGCATGCCTGCCCGGCTATGAAACCTCGGACACCGGCCGTATTATTGCAGAATTGTAA
- a CDS encoding circularly permuted type 2 ATP-grasp protein, which translates to MKFSNYKPTEYYDELFHEDGTVRDGAQKLINQIESLPENALLLKQQSAESALLQLGNTFNVYGSEEGTEKILPFDIIPRIIEGREWQQIEKGLQQRIHALNLFLEDIYNDKKIIKDKVVPEDLILSCAAYRKQMEGFTPPKGIWCHVTGTDLIRDTDGKFYVLEDNLRCPSGVSYVLENRQVLKRTFPEVFASSRVRAVDEYPHKLLATLENLLPATGANHKIGVLTPGRYNSAYFEHSFLAQQMGIELVEGQDLVVSDDQLYMRTTKGLSPIEVLYRRIDDDFIDPKVFRPDSMLGIPGIMSAYFKGKVAMANAPGTGVADDKAVYAYVSKIIKYFLGEDPILPNVPTYVCWDDKDRAHVLENLDKFVVKAANESGGYGMMIGPHADKAEREEFARLIKANPRTYIAQPTISLSQVPTIVGDHFEGRHVDLRPYVLYGEDIYVLPGGLTRVALKKGSLVVNSSQGGGTKDSWVLD; encoded by the coding sequence ATGAAATTTTCAAATTATAAACCGACAGAATACTATGATGAACTCTTCCACGAGGACGGTACTGTCAGGGACGGGGCCCAAAAGCTCATCAATCAAATCGAATCCCTGCCTGAAAATGCCCTGTTACTAAAGCAGCAGTCTGCGGAATCCGCACTTCTACAGTTGGGTAACACCTTTAATGTGTACGGCAGTGAGGAAGGAACAGAAAAAATCCTGCCCTTTGACATTATTCCCAGAATCATTGAAGGCCGGGAGTGGCAGCAAATTGAAAAAGGACTGCAACAACGGATCCATGCGTTGAACCTGTTCCTCGAAGACATTTACAACGATAAAAAAATTATTAAGGACAAGGTGGTTCCCGAAGACCTGATCCTGTCCTGCGCGGCGTACCGCAAACAGATGGAAGGATTTACTCCCCCAAAAGGCATCTGGTGTCATGTTACGGGTACGGATTTGATCCGGGATACGGACGGCAAGTTTTATGTCCTTGAGGACAATCTGCGCTGCCCCTCCGGCGTCTCCTATGTACTTGAAAACCGCCAGGTTCTAAAACGCACCTTCCCAGAAGTGTTTGCAAGTTCCAGGGTCCGGGCTGTGGATGAATACCCCCACAAACTTTTGGCCACCCTTGAAAATCTATTGCCTGCCACAGGTGCCAACCACAAGATCGGGGTGCTGACCCCGGGCCGGTATAACTCCGCCTATTTTGAACATTCATTCCTTGCCCAGCAGATGGGTATTGAGTTGGTGGAGGGCCAGGACCTTGTGGTATCCGACGATCAACTTTATATGCGGACCACCAAGGGGCTTTCACCCATTGAAGTACTTTATCGCCGCATTGATGACGATTTTATTGACCCCAAAGTATTCCGGCCCGATTCCATGCTTGGCATTCCGGGGATTATGTCCGCCTATTTCAAAGGTAAGGTGGCCATGGCCAACGCACCGGGCACAGGGGTGGCAGACGACAAGGCGGTGTACGCCTATGTCTCCAAAATTATAAAATACTTTCTTGGAGAAGATCCCATTTTACCCAATGTGCCCACCTATGTGTGCTGGGATGACAAGGACCGGGCCCACGTGCTTGAAAACCTGGATAAATTTGTGGTCAAGGCGGCCAATGAAAGCGGCGGATACGGTATGATGATCGGTCCCCATGCCGACAAGGCCGAGCGGGAGGAGTTTGCCCGCCTGATCAAGGCCAACCCCAGGACCTACATTGCCCAGCCCACCATCAGTCTTTCCCAGGTACCCACCATTGTCGGGGACCATTTTGAAGGACGCCATGTGGACCTTCGGCCTTACGTCCTCTACGGCGAGGATATTTATGTGCTTCCCGGAGGGCTGACCCGGGTGGCGTTGAAAAAGGGATCTCTGGTGGTGAATTCGTCCCAGGGTGGGGGGACCAAGGATTCCTGGGTTCTAGATTAA
- a CDS encoding alpha-E domain-containing protein, with the protein MLSRVADSIYWMTRYIERAENIARFINVNLNLSLDTAPEISSAWQPLVMTTGDHEIFEKRYGTDYSRENVIQFLALDREYGNSIISCVAAARENARSVREIISSAMWEQINRSYLLLKDATKNRAPNKDPHHFFKDITALGHMFTGLLQGTISRGEAFHFALLGQFLERADKTSRILDVKYFMLLPSPENVNSPYDVIQWGAVLKSTSGLEIYRKQFHRIIPKQVCDFLIFDPDFPRSIHCCLANAKWALQKITDSPRNAVHNPAEKSLGRLCADLYYSDIDDVISAGMHEYLDGLQTKINQVGIDIREAFFKIPDNRMEQTSGSVQ; encoded by the coding sequence ATGCTAAGCCGTGTTGCAGATTCCATTTACTGGATGACCCGTTATATTGAAAGAGCTGAAAATATCGCTCGTTTTATTAATGTAAACCTTAACCTGTCCCTGGATACGGCACCGGAGATTTCCAGTGCCTGGCAACCCCTGGTGATGACCACAGGCGACCATGAGATATTTGAAAAACGCTACGGCACAGATTATTCCAGGGAAAATGTGATCCAGTTCCTGGCCCTGGACCGGGAGTACGGCAACTCCATCATATCCTGTGTGGCCGCAGCCAGGGAAAATGCCCGCAGTGTCAGAGAGATCATATCATCGGCCATGTGGGAACAGATTAACCGCTCCTACCTTTTACTCAAGGATGCGACTAAAAACAGGGCGCCCAACAAGGACCCCCACCACTTTTTTAAAGACATCACCGCCCTGGGCCATATGTTTACAGGCCTGTTACAGGGCACCATATCCCGGGGGGAAGCCTTTCATTTTGCCTTGCTCGGTCAATTTCTCGAACGGGCGGATAAGACCTCCCGGATACTGGATGTTAAATACTTTATGCTGCTGCCCTCGCCCGAAAACGTCAACTCCCCCTACGATGTAATCCAATGGGGTGCCGTGCTTAAATCCACCTCCGGGTTGGAAATTTACCGAAAACAATTCCACAGGATAATCCCCAAACAGGTGTGCGACTTTTTAATATTTGATCCGGACTTTCCAAGATCCATCCATTGCTGCCTGGCAAATGCCAAGTGGGCCCTGCAAAAAATCACCGACAGCCCCAGAAATGCCGTTCATAATCCAGCGGAAAAAAGCCTGGGCCGCCTGTGTGCGGATTTGTATTATTCGGATATTGATGATGTCATTTCCGCAGGCATGCACGAATATCTTGATGGTCTGCAGACAAAAATCAACCAGGTGGGGATTGACATCCGCGAGGCTTTTTTCAAAATCCCGGACAATCGAATGGAACAAACATCCGGATCAGTCCAATAG
- a CDS encoding transglutaminase family protein: MAIQVALYHKTEYKYDRKIQLGPQVIRLRPAPHCRTPILSYNQTVLPDDHFINWQQDPFSNYLSRLNFQETTDHFSIVVDLVAEMVTINPFDFFLEAYAREYPFKYSSEVKKDLGPFLQKTRVGSKFTSYLSTISRKKENTIDFLVRVNQDLQQAIKYNIRMEPNVQSCEETLTKLSGSCRDSAWLLVNILRHLGLASRFVSGYLIQLAADVKSLEGPSGPEQDFTDLHAWVEVFLPGAGWVGLDPTSGLLAGEGHIPLACTPFPKSAAPVSGGLEACEVEFSHTMRVTRIHEDPRSTKPYPEEIWTKIHDLGFRVDEEIKKENITLTMGGEPTFVSASDMDAEEWNTAAVGPTKKLKSMELLQRLRGKWAPGSLLHIGQGKWYPGESLPRWALGCYWRKDGKPLWKNQSLLADDTLDYKFGPDQAKLLMQTVTRVLGVDKNYIIPAYEDVFHWLLKEQRLPANVTPGDSRLKDPEERARMARVFEQGIGAVTGFVLPIKKGSWKSCAWDLRSGNLFLTPGDSPMGLRLPLDSLPWVSPKKYPHVVEEDPMGIHGPFPDPLTSEADKERLRRAEEAKDGQFHLPGKPGTQSRDDVVSQRLVGLPPDTDETEPVIRTALCIQPRDGRLYVFMPPMASASDYFELIAAVEQAAEITDFPVIIEGYTPPFDHRINVLNVTPDPGVIEVNIHPATTWGQMVDVTCALYEEARQSGLGTEKFMLDGRHSGTGGGNHIVMGGPSPGQSPWLARPDLLRSFLTFWNNHPSLSFLFSGLFMGPTSQSPRIDEARHDTLDELDIAFAELDHQMSSYQSNFLPDSDVSLPCPPWLVDRLFRHLLTDLTGNTHRAEFCIDKLYSPDSASGRLGLLEFRSFEMPPHARMSLAQQLLLRIFMLKFWKKPYTEKLVRWGTTLHDKFMLPFYVWQDFCDVLAILRRDGHDLTPDCFHPHFEFRFPFVGKVCHCGVEMELRTAIEPWHVLGEEPGGGGTARYVDSSLERIEIKVTGLTDNRHQVLCNGRPVPLHPTEVNAQFVAGVRYRAWQPPSCLHPTIGVHTPLVFDLVDTWNMRSVGGCTYHASHPGGRSYDTFPVNSLEAEGRRISRFRDIGHTPGSMKHIPHEPLNPRFPYTLDLRTRP; the protein is encoded by the coding sequence ATGGCAATTCAAGTGGCCTTGTACCATAAGACCGAGTATAAATATGATCGAAAAATCCAGCTGGGTCCCCAGGTGATCCGGCTCAGGCCGGCCCCCCACTGCCGGACCCCGATTTTAAGTTATAACCAGACCGTTTTACCCGATGACCACTTTATCAACTGGCAGCAGGATCCTTTTTCCAACTATCTGTCCAGGCTCAACTTCCAGGAAACCACCGATCATTTTTCCATTGTGGTGGACCTTGTGGCGGAAATGGTCACCATCAACCCCTTTGATTTCTTCTTGGAAGCGTATGCCCGGGAGTATCCGTTTAAATATTCTTCCGAGGTAAAAAAGGATCTGGGGCCGTTTTTACAAAAAACCCGGGTGGGCAGCAAATTCACGTCCTATCTTTCCACGATCAGCCGCAAAAAGGAAAATACCATCGATTTTCTGGTCCGGGTAAACCAGGATCTGCAACAGGCCATCAAATACAACATCCGCATGGAGCCCAATGTCCAGAGCTGTGAAGAGACACTGACCAAACTATCCGGATCATGCAGGGATTCGGCCTGGCTCCTGGTCAATATCCTGCGTCACCTGGGACTGGCCTCCCGGTTTGTATCCGGGTACCTGATCCAGCTTGCCGCCGATGTCAAATCCCTTGAAGGGCCTTCCGGGCCGGAACAGGATTTTACGGACCTGCATGCCTGGGTGGAGGTATTTTTGCCCGGCGCCGGCTGGGTGGGACTGGATCCCACATCGGGACTTCTGGCCGGAGAGGGCCACATTCCTTTGGCCTGCACCCCGTTTCCCAAGAGCGCGGCACCGGTCTCAGGCGGTCTTGAGGCGTGCGAGGTGGAATTTTCCCACACCATGCGCGTGACACGCATCCACGAGGATCCACGCTCCACCAAACCCTATCCCGAAGAGATCTGGACAAAAATACACGATTTGGGATTCCGGGTGGATGAAGAGATTAAAAAAGAGAACATCACCCTGACCATGGGCGGCGAACCCACCTTTGTGTCAGCCTCGGACATGGATGCCGAGGAATGGAACACGGCCGCCGTGGGGCCCACCAAAAAACTCAAATCCATGGAGTTGCTCCAGCGCCTGCGCGGCAAATGGGCCCCGGGCAGCCTTCTGCACATCGGCCAGGGCAAATGGTACCCCGGCGAATCCCTCCCCCGCTGGGCCCTGGGCTGTTACTGGCGAAAGGACGGCAAGCCCCTTTGGAAAAATCAGTCTCTGCTGGCCGATGACACCCTGGACTACAAATTCGGCCCTGACCAGGCAAAGCTCTTGATGCAGACCGTCACCCGGGTGCTGGGTGTGGATAAAAACTATATCATACCTGCCTATGAAGATGTATTTCACTGGCTGTTAAAAGAGCAGCGCCTGCCGGCAAATGTGACCCCCGGAGACTCCCGGCTCAAAGATCCCGAGGAGCGCGCCCGCATGGCCCGGGTATTTGAACAGGGCATCGGTGCGGTCACAGGTTTTGTGCTGCCCATCAAAAAGGGCTCATGGAAAAGCTGCGCCTGGGACCTGCGTTCCGGCAATTTATTCCTGACACCCGGCGATTCGCCCATGGGTCTTCGTCTGCCCCTGGACAGCCTGCCCTGGGTATCGCCCAAAAAATATCCCCATGTGGTGGAAGAAGACCCCATGGGCATCCACGGCCCGTTCCCGGATCCGCTGACCTCGGAAGCTGACAAAGAGCGTTTGCGACGGGCAGAAGAGGCAAAGGACGGCCAGTTCCATCTCCCGGGCAAACCTGGAACCCAAAGCCGGGACGATGTGGTATCACAACGACTTGTGGGACTGCCCCCGGACACCGACGAGACCGAGCCGGTCATCCGGACAGCCCTTTGTATCCAGCCCCGGGACGGGCGGCTCTATGTGTTCATGCCCCCCATGGCCAGTGCGTCCGATTATTTTGAGCTCATTGCCGCTGTGGAACAGGCAGCTGAAATCACAGACTTTCCCGTGATCATTGAAGGATATACACCGCCCTTTGACCACCGGATCAATGTATTGAATGTCACCCCGGACCCCGGGGTCATTGAAGTGAACATCCACCCGGCCACCACCTGGGGACAGATGGTGGATGTCACCTGTGCTCTCTACGAAGAGGCAAGACAGTCGGGCCTGGGCACGGAAAAATTCATGCTGGACGGACGGCATTCGGGCACCGGCGGCGGCAACCACATTGTCATGGGCGGCCCCAGCCCCGGCCAGAGCCCCTGGCTTGCCCGGCCGGATCTGCTGCGCAGCTTTTTGACATTCTGGAATAACCACCCGTCCCTCTCCTTTCTTTTTTCAGGGTTGTTCATGGGGCCCACCAGCCAGTCCCCGAGAATTGATGAGGCGCGCCACGACACCCTGGATGAACTGGACATTGCCTTTGCCGAGCTGGACCATCAGATGTCATCCTATCAATCCAATTTTCTGCCGGACTCAGACGTCAGCCTGCCATGTCCGCCCTGGCTGGTGGACCGGTTGTTCCGCCACCTGCTCACGGATCTGACCGGCAACACCCACCGGGCCGAATTCTGCATTGATAAGTTGTACTCCCCGGACTCCGCCTCCGGCCGTCTGGGTCTGCTGGAATTCCGATCCTTTGAGATGCCGCCCCATGCCCGAATGAGCCTTGCCCAGCAGTTGCTCCTGCGGATATTCATGCTCAAATTCTGGAAAAAACCTTACACGGAGAAGCTGGTGCGGTGGGGGACAACCCTGCACGACAAATTCATGCTGCCCTTTTATGTGTGGCAGGATTTTTGCGATGTGCTGGCGATTTTGCGCCGGGACGGCCATGACCTGACACCGGACTGCTTTCACCCCCACTTTGAGTTCAGGTTCCCCTTTGTGGGCAAAGTGTGCCACTGTGGCGTGGAAATGGAACTGCGCACCGCCATTGAGCCCTGGCATGTGCTGGGCGAAGAGCCCGGCGGCGGCGGTACGGCCAGGTATGTGGACTCCTCTTTGGAGCGCATTGAGATCAAGGTCACCGGCTTGACGGATAACCGTCACCAGGTGCTTTGCAACGGCCGGCCCGTGCCCCTGCACCCCACGGAGGTCAATGCCCAGTTCGTGGCCGGCGTCCGGTACCGGGCCTGGCAGCCCCCCTCCTGCCTGCACCCCACCATCGGCGTGCATACCCCGCTGGTCTTTGACCTGGTGGACACCTGGAACATGAGATCCGTGGGCGGCTGCACCTATCATGCATCCCATCCCGGGGGAAGAAGTTACGACACCTTTCCGGTCAACTCCCTGGAAGCCGAAGGCCGTCGGATTTCCCGGTTCAGGGACATCGGCCACACCCCGGGTTCCATGAAGCACATCCCCCATGAACCTTTAAATCCGAGGTTTCCATACACCCTGGACTTAAGAACCAGACCTTAA
- the priA gene encoding primosomal protein N' gives MISTDYIEVAVTLPLNQTFVYGLPEKFRADACPGMRVLVPFGRRRITGYILEGREESGPYKTKDVLDLLDDHPLFPESDIAFFRWVAGYYIHPLGDTIKAAMPAGLSCMDVSCAFATVKGAQALEEGGLPDEETRILKLAAAKDGVSLKSLARRDSAGAAVLRRLEKKDLVQVSAVLQKETAGIKMEKFVSLPEQTPSTQVRMSAKRQKILAVVREAGEISLTGLKRHVPTASNLIKPLAQAGWVTVVSRRVFRDPLGEPVTPDTPPELTDEQAAVVKEVRGRADAFSPCLLMGVTGSGKTEVYMRLVADAVEQGRGAIVLVPEIALISQTERRFRARFGDKIAVIHSMLSQGERLDQWRKISLGKVNIIIGARSAIFAPIRDIGIIIVDEEHDYSYKQESGLRYNARDLAVVRAKMHNCPVVLGSATPSVQSCLNVMTEKFIKLELTRRVNSQALPDITLVDMKKYQGTWGTDSIITPELGRAIRSCLEKGNQALIFLNRRGFSTFPVCASCGKTLGCPHCDVTMTFHKGADHFKCHLCGHMFASDIRCPDCGTGKIRNLGFGTEKIESMLKSLFPDARVARMDQDSTAKKGSTLAILRQIRNRTVDIIVGTQMLAKGHDFPAITLVGVLCADLTLSLPDFRASERTFQLLAQVAGRAGRGREPGHVIMQTFNPDHFTIKAARNQDYLEFFNQETPFRKALMYPPFSRMVQLKISGKNADKTRDHAQLAADILERFNGQEPKAQILGPIEAAIQKISSRFRWQILIKGPSSGNISRMVSAMVRDPAIQKVKSVSIAIDVDPYSLL, from the coding sequence ATGATTTCCACGGATTACATTGAGGTGGCGGTTACCCTGCCGTTGAACCAGACTTTTGTTTACGGGCTTCCCGAAAAGTTCCGGGCCGATGCCTGCCCCGGCATGCGCGTGCTGGTGCCCTTTGGGCGGCGCCGGATTACCGGCTATATTCTGGAGGGGAGAGAGGAGAGTGGACCCTATAAGACTAAAGATGTGCTGGATCTGCTGGATGACCACCCCCTGTTTCCCGAATCCGACATTGCGTTTTTTAGATGGGTGGCAGGGTATTATATCCATCCCCTGGGAGACACAATCAAAGCGGCCATGCCTGCGGGTCTCTCCTGCATGGATGTCTCCTGCGCCTTTGCCACGGTGAAGGGCGCCCAGGCCCTTGAGGAAGGGGGCCTGCCCGATGAAGAGACCCGAATTCTGAAACTGGCCGCCGCAAAGGACGGGGTCTCTTTAAAATCCCTTGCCCGCAGGGACTCGGCCGGTGCCGCTGTGTTGCGTCGGCTTGAAAAGAAAGATTTGGTGCAGGTTTCAGCCGTTCTTCAAAAGGAGACCGCCGGGATAAAAATGGAAAAATTCGTCTCCCTGCCGGAACAGACCCCGAGCACGCAGGTCCGGATGTCGGCCAAGCGCCAAAAGATTCTGGCCGTGGTCCGGGAGGCGGGAGAGATTTCGTTGACCGGGCTGAAGCGCCATGTGCCCACCGCATCGAATCTGATTAAACCCCTGGCCCAGGCCGGGTGGGTGACTGTTGTCAGCCGCCGGGTATTCAGAGATCCTTTGGGGGAACCCGTGACGCCGGATACCCCGCCGGAACTGACCGATGAGCAGGCGGCCGTTGTAAAAGAGGTCCGGGGGCGCGCGGATGCGTTCTCCCCCTGTCTGCTCATGGGCGTGACCGGATCGGGCAAGACCGAAGTGTATATGCGCCTGGTGGCCGATGCCGTGGAACAGGGCAGGGGGGCCATTGTGCTGGTGCCAGAAATCGCCCTGATTTCCCAGACCGAACGGCGGTTCCGTGCACGGTTTGGCGATAAAATCGCAGTGATCCACTCCATGCTGTCCCAGGGAGAACGCCTGGATCAGTGGCGGAAAATCAGTCTCGGCAAGGTTAATATCATTATTGGCGCAAGGTCTGCCATTTTTGCGCCCATCCGGGACATCGGCATCATCATTGTGGATGAGGAGCATGACTACTCCTATAAACAGGAATCAGGCCTGCGGTATAATGCCCGGGACCTTGCCGTGGTCCGGGCAAAAATGCACAACTGTCCTGTGGTGCTGGGCTCGGCTACCCCGTCTGTCCAATCCTGCCTGAATGTGATGACCGAAAAATTTATCAAACTGGAACTGACCCGGCGGGTGAACAGTCAAGCCTTGCCCGACATCACCCTGGTGGATATGAAAAAGTACCAGGGCACCTGGGGCACGGACAGTATCATCACCCCGGAGCTTGGCCGGGCCATCCGTTCCTGTCTTGAAAAGGGAAACCAGGCTTTGATCTTTTTAAACCGCCGGGGGTTTTCCACTTTTCCTGTGTGCGCGTCCTGCGGCAAAACCCTGGGCTGTCCCCATTGTGATGTTACCATGACCTTTCACAAGGGAGCGGACCATTTTAAGTGCCATTTGTGCGGTCATATGTTTGCCTCTGATATTCGGTGCCCCGACTGCGGCACCGGCAAAATCAGAAATTTGGGGTTTGGCACGGAAAAAATTGAATCCATGCTCAAGAGTCTTTTTCCCGATGCCCGGGTGGCCCGGATGGATCAGGACTCCACGGCAAAAAAGGGCAGTACCCTGGCCATTTTGCGCCAGATCCGCAACCGTACCGTGGACATTATTGTGGGCACCCAGATGCTGGCCAAGGGCCACGATTTTCCGGCCATTACGCTGGTGGGGGTGCTCTGTGCGGATTTAACCTTGAGCCTGCCCGATTTCAGGGCCAGTGAACGAACCTTTCAATTGCTGGCCCAGGTGGCGGGCCGGGCCGGCCGGGGCCGGGAACCGGGCCATGTAATCATGCAGACCTTTAACCCGGATCACTTCACCATCAAAGCCGCACGAAACCAGGATTACCTTGAATTTTTCAACCAGGAAACGCCTTTTAGAAAGGCGCTGATGTACCCGCCGTTTTCCAGGATGGTCCAGCTTAAAATTTCAGGAAAGAATGCGGATAAGACCCGAGACCATGCACAGCTTGCCGCGGATATTCTTGAACGATTCAATGGCCAGGAACCCAAAGCCCAGATCCTGGGCCCCATTGAAGCGGCCATCCAGAAAATTTCCTCCCGGTTCCGGTGGCAGATTCTGATTAAAGGGCCTTCATCGGGAAATATCAGCCGGATGGTCTCCGCCATGGTCCGGGACCCGGCCATACAGAAGGTGAAATCGGTCTCCATTGCCATAGATGTGGATCCCTATTCGTTGCTGTAG
- a CDS encoding Mrp/NBP35 family ATP-binding protein: MTQTIKAKNIMGRMPGGEADAKVTAALKHITHKFMVMSGKGGVGKSSVSVNLATALATMGHKVGLMDVDIHGPDIPRMLGIQGGLHANNNKKIVPARYSTRLSVVSIESLMPDKDEAIIWRGPAKHTAIRQFLGDVDWGDLDYLIIDAPPGTGDEPLTVAHFIKDAQAIIVTTPQEVSLADVRKSIRFCRQVKMEILGLVENMSGYACPKCGEILNIFGTDGGRRTAREKGINFLGKIPLDPSLVALGDAGRSIQAENPSSPVAQAFKALAKEVGRQSLP; this comes from the coding sequence ATGACACAGACAATAAAAGCCAAAAATATTATGGGCAGGATGCCTGGAGGGGAAGCGGATGCCAAAGTTACAGCGGCCTTAAAACATATCACCCACAAATTTATGGTGATGAGCGGGAAAGGCGGCGTGGGAAAATCCAGTGTTTCCGTCAACCTGGCCACAGCCCTGGCGACCATGGGCCATAAAGTCGGGCTCATGGATGTAGACATCCATGGACCTGATATTCCCAGAATGCTCGGCATCCAGGGAGGCCTCCATGCCAATAACAACAAAAAAATTGTGCCGGCCCGGTATTCAACCCGTCTTTCAGTGGTTTCCATAGAATCCCTGATGCCGGATAAGGATGAAGCCATTATCTGGCGAGGACCGGCCAAGCACACGGCCATCCGGCAGTTTTTAGGGGATGTGGATTGGGGCGATCTGGACTACCTCATTATTGATGCGCCGCCCGGCACAGGGGATGAACCATTGACCGTAGCCCACTTTATCAAGGATGCCCAGGCCATCATCGTGACCACGCCCCAGGAGGTGTCGCTGGCCGATGTACGCAAGTCCATACGCTTCTGCCGCCAGGTAAAGATGGAGATCCTGGGTTTAGTAGAAAATATGAGTGGTTATGCATGCCCCAAGTGCGGTGAAATCCTGAATATTTTCGGCACAGACGGGGGCCGTCGTACAGCCCGGGAGAAGGGGATTAATTTTCTTGGTAAAATCCCCCTGGACCCGTCATTGGTTGCCCTGGGCGATGCCGGCCGTTCCATCCAGGCGGAAAACCCATCCTCTCCTGTCGCCCAGGCATTCAAAGCCCTGGCAAAAGAAGTGGGCCGCCAAAGCCTGCCATAA